From the genome of Sporomusa sphaeroides DSM 2875:
AGTTACTCGCTTGCCATCAAACTGCGGTGGATGTTTAAGCCGGTAACCGGGTACATACTGCTGAACCTCTTTGACCATCTTTTCAATGGATTGGGCAACGGCCTGCTCGACTGCCGGGCCCTCTTGCTCCATCAGGCAGCGCACCGTATTGCGCATCATGATCGGCGGTTCAGCCGGATTAAGGATAATAATGGCTTTTCCCTGTTTGGCGCCGGCAACCTTGACTTGTGCCAAACCGGTTGTTTCGGTAAATTCGTCGATATTTGCCCTGGTACCAGGTCCGGCCGAACGGCTGGAAATGGTTGCAACAATTTCCGCATAATTTACAGGAACAATTTGATTCACGGCATAGGTAATGGGTATGGTAGCCTGCCCACCGCAGGTAACCATATTTACGTTGTCGGCCATTAATCCTGCCTGCATATTGACGGAGGGAATCACAAAAGGCCCTACTGCGGCTGGCGTCAAATCAATAGCGATCTTGCCAAGCTCACGGTAAACCGGCGCATTCTCGATATGAGCTTGCGCACTGGTGGAGTCAAAAATAATATCAAATAAATCGGCATGTTCGCGAACCCCGTCA
Proteins encoded in this window:
- a CDS encoding acetaldehyde dehydrogenase (acetylating) — its product is MKKVRAAIMGSGNIGTDLMYKLKRSKVLEATVMIGIDPQSQGLERAGKEGLAVSHKSIDGVREHADLFDIIFDSTSAQAHIENAPVYRELGKIAIDLTPAAVGPFVIPSVNMQAGLMADNVNMVTCGGQATIPITYAVNQIVPVNYAEIVATISSRSAGPGTRANIDEFTETTGLAQVKVAGAKQGKAIIILNPAEPPIMMRNTVRCLMEQEGPAVEQAVAQSIEKMVKEVQQYVPGYRLKHPPQFDGKRVTVFIEVEGLGDFLPSYSGNLDIMNCAAVRVAEMLATERFGVKQEG